From Haloglomus litoreum, the proteins below share one genomic window:
- a CDS encoding halocarboxylic acid dehydrogenase DehI family protein: MDPTRQLHLAEATGWRRGLYEDVMATFRASIVNSIWRTLVANRPCAARHLWTAVKPTFQTRAFADFSVRYRDDVLAALETADEGSSTESPTLPAYDSGDVDLSPAAFAALRGQLATFDIVAPRLAALFAVCDRALSEGFDGAREGHAATAPAPEWLDADRGARVTVIDSDAAREAAPDTVEAIEEYHATAFLPSIYRCLAQWPSYLETVWADTAPLREVDGDAGFDAARQAADEVVASFAERPPVPVAVTTDGLAAAGVADPDDALADLRNTFAAFAAGASGVLPFLHAYAATVDATGERGWRLAD; encoded by the coding sequence ATGGACCCGACCCGACAGCTCCACCTCGCCGAGGCGACCGGCTGGCGTCGCGGCCTCTACGAGGACGTGATGGCCACGTTCCGCGCGTCCATCGTCAACAGCATCTGGCGGACGCTGGTCGCGAACCGGCCGTGCGCCGCCCGCCACCTCTGGACCGCGGTGAAGCCGACGTTCCAGACCCGCGCCTTCGCGGACTTCTCCGTGCGCTACCGCGACGACGTGCTCGCCGCGCTGGAAACGGCCGACGAGGGTTCTAGCACCGAGTCCCCGACGCTCCCCGCGTACGACTCCGGCGACGTCGACCTGTCGCCGGCGGCCTTCGCGGCGCTCCGGGGACAGCTGGCGACCTTCGACATCGTCGCCCCCCGCCTGGCCGCCCTGTTCGCGGTCTGCGACCGCGCGCTCTCCGAGGGGTTCGACGGCGCCCGCGAGGGCCATGCCGCCACCGCGCCCGCACCGGAGTGGCTCGACGCCGACCGCGGCGCCCGGGTGACGGTCATCGACAGCGACGCGGCACGGGAGGCCGCACCCGACACCGTCGAGGCCATCGAGGAGTATCACGCGACGGCGTTCCTTCCCTCCATCTACCGCTGTCTCGCGCAGTGGCCGTCGTATCTGGAGACGGTCTGGGCGGACACGGCGCCGCTGCGCGAGGTTGACGGGGACGCGGGCTTCGACGCCGCCCGGCAGGCCGCCGACGAGGTCGTCGCGTCGTTCGCCGAGCGTCCACCCGTCCCGGTCGCGGTCACGACCGACGGCCTCGCGGCGGCGGGCGTCGCGGACCCCGACGACGCGCTGGCGGACCTCCGGAACACGTTCGCCGCGTTCGCCGCCGGGGCGAGCGGGGTGCTCCCGTTCCTGCACGCGTACGCGGCGACCGTCGACGCGACCGGGGAGCGCGGCTGGCGGCTGGCCGACTGA